The following nucleotide sequence is from Aerosakkonema funiforme FACHB-1375.
TCAACGGCTCAATTTCACAAAAATTATTGGTAAATAGGACATCCTCGAACATCCCAACAGGCATACCGGGAGTTTTTAGGCGTTGACTTGATGTCAGTTTTGGGGATAACAAAATCGCTGGGGGATGTCCGGCGCTGGCGTAAGTCAGTTGGCGCTTGGCTCGATTGTAGACACCGTACCAAATGGTAAAGTATTTATCATTTTGGGCAGACATCTGGAAAGTATGATTTAAAGCGCTGAGAACGTCGCTGGGTTGATAGTAATTAAGATTGGGAATAGCGTGCGATCGCAGCAGATTCATTACCGAAATGGCAGGAAGTGTGGCTTTCAAGCCGTGTCCGGCTGTATCCATCAGGTAAACTGCCAAACAATCGCGATCGAGCCAGAAATAATCGTAGCCATCTCCTCCCAGACGACTGGAAGGGATATACTTACCTTGAATAGAGAGCGGCTTGGTTAAAGGTTCTGGCAGAAGACTCCGCACGTATTCAGCCGCCTCCGCCAATTCTGCGGCTAGTATCTGCTTTTGGGTTTGCAATTCGTAGTTGAGTTGGTACAACCGCAGTCCCGATCGCACCCGCGCTGTCAATTCGTGGATCTCGATCGGCTTGGATATAAAATCATTTGCGCCAGCATCCAGTCCTTTGACCCGATCTTCCACGGAGTCCAAGGATGTCAGTAGAATGAAAAAAGTGCTGGATAAGCTTGGATCTGCCTTGACCCGACGACATACCTCTATGCCGTTCATCCTGGGCATCATCCAATCGCAAACAATTAGCGCCGGATGTAACTGCTGCGCCTGTGCTAACCCTTGTTGGCCATCGCTTGCCACCGTTACGGTATAACCCTGTTTTTTCAGCAGCCTTGTGAGGACTAACTGTATAGCAGGATCATCATCTATAACCAGAATTTGATACATGGACTAAAAATGATACCATTCTTATAATATTGAAGCATCCGTAAAAAGATAAACAAAAATTATACTGAGCCAAGTAGGTTTTAATCTAAAAGATTAGCACAAATATACTAAGTAGCGAGTAAATTTATAGTAAATTTAAGAATTACCTCTAAGTTGCGCTTTTATTGAATCATAGGTTTTGTCAAATTGCCACCATCTCAAAAAAGCCATTTACAACTTCCCACAGATCTCAAGGCTTTACCTCAAATACTTTCGTGGTTTGAGCAGTTACATCAGCCGCAGATCGCGAGAAAATTATGGTTGCGATTCCAACTTGCGCTTGCGGAAGCTTTTACCAATGCGGTTCGTCACGCCCATAAAAATCAATCCCCTGAAGTTCCTATTGATATTGAAGTGACGATATTTGAAGATTCGATAGAGATTCGAGTTTGGGATTGGGGCCCACCCTTCGATCTTCACAAAAAGCTGAGTGAGATGCTGAGCAATGAGGAAAACGACTCCGGGGGAGGGCGAGGTTTGCAACTGATGGAGAGTATAACCGACCATTTGTCTTATACTCGCACTGCTGACGATCGCAATTGTCTGTTAATGGTAAAACATTATGGCGGGGACAGCGGATTGAGCCAGCGCAGTATTACCGATTTTAACTGATTGAACTCTCGAAAGATTTCTTGCTTGACCCATTGACCGATCGCATCGAAAGGGCTAAAGTCTTTTCCACTTTGCCATCGCAGATCTTGACCCAAAGGTGTAAGATGATTTCCGGGTAAAGTTAAGGCAGAAACCATATCGGGAAAGCGTTTTTGCAACAAGTCGGTGAGAGGGGTTGTTTGGTCGATCGTATCGTTGTTAAATTTAACTAGAAGATTGCGCCGGACTTGGTAGCCTCGATAGATAATTTGCTTGGTTTCTCTTGGGGAAGGTGTAAACTCGATATTGAGAGCGGGATTGAAGTTGAACTGCTGCACAAAAGGGATAGCTTCGCTGGCGGTGTAGTTATTGAAAGAAATGAGGATATTGCCTGCGCGATCGACTGGAAAAAGACTACCGATAAGTAAGTGTAATTTGCAACCCATACTGTGTCCGATACCGTAGATCGGGAGATATCGGCTTTTCAGTTTGTTTGCTGTTCGCAATTCGTCGAGAGTGCGATCGAATTTATAGAGTACATCTTTGGCGATCGCACTATGGTCGAGGGTATTGACAAACGGAGTGGCAATAACT
It contains:
- a CDS encoding PP2C family protein-serine/threonine phosphatase; its protein translation is MYQILVIDDDPAIQLVLTRLLKKQGYTVTVASDGQQGLAQAQQLHPALIVCDWMMPRMNGIEVCRRVKADPSLSSTFFILLTSLDSVEDRVKGLDAGANDFISKPIEIHELTARVRSGLRLYQLNYELQTQKQILAAELAEAAEYVRSLLPEPLTKPLSIQGKYIPSSRLGGDGYDYFWLDRDCLAVYLMDTAGHGLKATLPAISVMNLLRSHAIPNLNYYQPSDVLSALNHTFQMSAQNDKYFTIWYGVYNRAKRQLTYASAGHPPAILLSPKLTSSQRLKTPGMPVGMFEDVLFTNNFCEIEPLSTLYIFSDGIYELQQPDGSIWGLDAFINLVQSSSHTEKSNLDRILAEVRALNGKESFEDDVSILEINFD
- a CDS encoding ATP-binding protein encodes the protein MPPSQKSHLQLPTDLKALPQILSWFEQLHQPQIARKLWLRFQLALAEAFTNAVRHAHKNQSPEVPIDIEVTIFEDSIEIRVWDWGPPFDLHKKLSEMLSNEENDSGGGRGLQLMESITDHLSYTRTADDRNCLLMVKHYGGDSGLSQRSITDFN
- a CDS encoding DUF1350 family protein, which translates into the protein MNWQEVSGNWVYIPQHPKAIVHFLGGAFVATAPQVTYRLLLEHLGSQGYAVIATPFVNTLDHSAIAKDVLYKFDRTLDELRTANKLKSRYLPIYGIGHSMGCKLHLLIGSLFPVDRAGNILISFNNYTASEAIPFVQQFNFNPALNIEFTPSPRETKQIIYRGYQVRRNLLVKFNNDTIDQTTPLTDLLQKRFPDMVSALTLPGNHLTPLGQDLRWQSGKDFSPFDAIGQWVKQEIFREFNQLKSVILRWLNPLSPP